A single genomic interval of Mustela nigripes isolate SB6536 chromosome 7, MUSNIG.SB6536, whole genome shotgun sequence harbors:
- the LOC132021773 gene encoding leucine zipper putative tumor suppressor 3 isoform X1 — MAPADRASEGPRLEDPSALHPLGKCPPGLVMAKLETLPVRADPGRDPLLAFAPRPSELGPPDPRLAMGSVGSGVAHAQEFAMKSVGTRTGGGGSQGSFPGPRSSGGGAGRERPGRYPSEDKALANSLYLNGELRGSDHTDVCGNVVGSSGGSSSSGSSDKAPPQYREPSHPPKLLATSGKLDQCSEPLVRPSAFKPVVPKNFHSMQNLCPPQTNGTPEGRQGPGGLKGGLDKSRTMTPAGGGGGGLSDSGRNSLTSLPTYSSSYSQHLAPLSASTSHINRIGTATYGSGSSGSGGGGSGYQDLGTSDSGRASSKSGSSSSMGRPGHLGSGEGGGGGLPFAACSPPSPSALIQELEERLWEKEQEVAALRRSLEQSEAAVAQVLEERQKAWERELAELRQGCSGKLQQVARRAQRAQQGLQLQVLRLQQDKKQLQEEAARLMRQREELEDKVAACQKEQADFLPRMEETKWEVCQKAGEISLLKQQLKDSQADVSQKLSEIVGLRSQLREGRASLREKEEQLLSLRDSFGSKQASLELSEAELPAACLKPALTPVDPAEPQDALATCESDEAKMRRQAGVAAAASLVSLDGEVDAGGESGTRALRREVGRLQAELAAERRARERQGASFAEERRVWLEEKEKVIEYQKQLQLSYVEMYQRNQQLERRLRERGSAGGASTPTPQHGEEKKAWTPSRLERIESTEI; from the exons ATGGCCCCTGCAGACCGGGCCTCGGAGGGTCCCAGGCTTGAGGACCCATCGGCCCTCCACCCCCTTGGAAAG TGCCCTCCTGGCTTAGTCATGGCGAAGCTGGAGACACTGCCTGTGCGCGCTGACCCAGGGCGGGATCCTCTCCTGGCCTTTGCCCCTCGGCCCTCTGAGCTCGGACCCCCAGACCCTCGGCTGGCCATGGGCAGTGTGGGCAGTGGGGTGGCTCATGCCCAGGAGTTCGCCATGAAGAGCGTGGGCACCCGcaccgggggtgggggcagccaggGCAGCTTCCCCGGCCCCCGCAGCAGCGGTGGCGGGGCTGGCAGGGAGAGGCCAGGCCGTTACCCCTCAGAAGACAAGGCTCTCGCCAACTCCCTCTACCTCAATGGCGAGCTGCGGGGCAGCGACCACACTGATGTCTGCGGCAACGTGGTAGGCAGCAGTGGTGGCAgtagcagcagcggcagcagtgACAAGGCCCCACCACAGTATCGTGAGCCCAGCCATCCACCTAAGCTCTTGGCCACCTCTGGCAAGCTAGACCAG TGCTCAGAGCCGCTAGTTAGGCCTTCGGCCTTCAAGCCTGTTGTACCCAAGAACTTCCACTCCATGCAGAACTTGTGTCCCCCGCAGACTAATGGTACTCCCGAGGGACGACAGGGTCCTGGTGGTCTCAAGGGTGGACTGGACAAGTCTCGGACCATGACCCcagcgggtgggggtgggggcggcctcTCCGACTCCGGCCGGAACTCACTCACAAGCCTGCCCACCTACAGCTCCAGCTACAGCCAGCACCTGGCGCCCCTCAGTGCCTCCACCAGCCACATCAACCGCATTGGCACTGCCACCTATGGCAGCGGCAGCAGCGGCAGCGGCGGGGGTGGCTCGGGCTACCAGGACCTAGGAACCTCTGACAGTGGGCGGGCCTCCAGCAAGAGTGGGTCATCCTCCTCCATGGGGCGGCCAGGCCACCTGGGCTCGGGGGAGGGCGGAGGTGGAGGCCTGCCGTTCGCGGCGTGCTCACCACCCTCGCCCAGTGCTCTGATCCAGGAGCTCGAGGAGCGGCTGTGGGAAAAGGAACAGGAGGTGGCAGCCCTGAGGCGGAGCCTGGAGCAGAGCGAGGCGGCGGTGGCTCAGGTGCTGGAGGAACGGCAGAAGGCATGGGAGCGCGAGCTGGCTGAGCTGCGGCAGGGTTGCAGTGGGAAGTTGCAGCAGGTGGCCCGCCGCGCCCAGCGCGCCCAGCAGGGCCTCCAGCTGCAGGTGCTGCGGCTGCAGCAGGACAAGAAGCAGCTGCAGGAGGAGGCAGCCCGGCTGATGCGGCAGCGGGAAGAGCTTGAGGACAAGGTGGCCGCCTGCCAGAAGGAGCAGGCTGACTTCCTGCCCCGGATGGAGGAAACTAAGTGGGAG gtgTGCCAGAAGGCAGGGGAGATCTCCCTCCTGAAGCAGCAGCTGAAGGACTCGCAGGCGGACGTGTCCCAGAAGCTGAGTGAGATCGTGGGGCTGCGCTCGCAACTGCGGGAGGGCCGGGCCTCGCTGCGAGAGAAGGAGGAACAGCTGCTCAGCCTGAGGGACTCCTTCGGCAGCAAGCAGGCCAGCCTGGAGCTGAGTGAGGCGGAGCTGCCCGCGGCGTGCCTCAAGCCCGCCCTGACCCCGGTGGACCCTGCCGAGCCCCAGGATGCCCTGGCCACGTGCGAGAGCGACGAGGCCAAGATGCGCCGGCAGGCCGGGGTGGCCGCCGCCGCCTCGTTGGTTTCCTTGGACGGGGAGGTGGATGCTGGCGGGGAGAGCGGGACGCGGGCCCTGCGGCGGGAGGTGGGGCGGTTGCAGGCCGAGCTGGCGGCGGAGCGGCGAGCCCGGGAGCGCCAGGGCGCCAGCTTCGCGGAGGAGCGCCGCGTGTggctggaggagaaggagaaggtcaTCGAGTACCAGAAGCAACTGCAGCTGAGTTACGTGGAGATGTACCAGCGCAACCAGCAGCTGGAGCGGCGGTTGCGGGAGCGTGGGTCAGCCGGGGGGGCCAGCACACCCACCCCACAACACGGCGAGGAGAAGAAAGCCTGGACACCCTCCCGCCTCGAACGCATTGAGTCCACGGAAATCTGA
- the LOC132021773 gene encoding leucine zipper putative tumor suppressor 3 isoform X2, producing MAPADRASEGPRLEDPSALHPLGKCPPGLVMAKLETLPVRADPGRDPLLAFAPRPSELGPPDPRLAMGSVGSGVAHAQEFAMKSVGTRTGGGGSQGSFPGPRSSGGGAGRERPGRYPSEDKALANSLYLNGELRGSDHTDVCGNVVGSSGGSSSSGSSDKAPPQYREPSHPPKLLATSGKLDQCSEPLVRPSAFKPVVPKNFHSMQNLCPPQTNGTPEGRQGPGGLKGGLDKSRTMTPAGGGGGGLSDSGRNSLTSLPTYSSSYSQHLAPLSASTSHINRIGTATYGSGSSGSGGGGSGYQDLGTSDSGRASSKSGSSSSMGRPGHLGSGEGGGGGLPFAACSPPSPSALIQELEERLWEKEQEVAALRRSLEQSEAAVAQVLEERQKAWERELAELRQGCSGKLQQVARRAQRAQQGLQLQVLRLQQDKKQLQEEAARLMRQREELEDKVCQKAGEISLLKQQLKDSQADVSQKLSEIVGLRSQLREGRASLREKEEQLLSLRDSFGSKQASLELSEAELPAACLKPALTPVDPAEPQDALATCESDEAKMRRQAGVAAAASLVSLDGEVDAGGESGTRALRREVGRLQAELAAERRARERQGASFAEERRVWLEEKEKVIEYQKQLQLSYVEMYQRNQQLERRLRERGSAGGASTPTPQHGEEKKAWTPSRLERIESTEI from the exons ATGGCCCCTGCAGACCGGGCCTCGGAGGGTCCCAGGCTTGAGGACCCATCGGCCCTCCACCCCCTTGGAAAG TGCCCTCCTGGCTTAGTCATGGCGAAGCTGGAGACACTGCCTGTGCGCGCTGACCCAGGGCGGGATCCTCTCCTGGCCTTTGCCCCTCGGCCCTCTGAGCTCGGACCCCCAGACCCTCGGCTGGCCATGGGCAGTGTGGGCAGTGGGGTGGCTCATGCCCAGGAGTTCGCCATGAAGAGCGTGGGCACCCGcaccgggggtgggggcagccaggGCAGCTTCCCCGGCCCCCGCAGCAGCGGTGGCGGGGCTGGCAGGGAGAGGCCAGGCCGTTACCCCTCAGAAGACAAGGCTCTCGCCAACTCCCTCTACCTCAATGGCGAGCTGCGGGGCAGCGACCACACTGATGTCTGCGGCAACGTGGTAGGCAGCAGTGGTGGCAgtagcagcagcggcagcagtgACAAGGCCCCACCACAGTATCGTGAGCCCAGCCATCCACCTAAGCTCTTGGCCACCTCTGGCAAGCTAGACCAG TGCTCAGAGCCGCTAGTTAGGCCTTCGGCCTTCAAGCCTGTTGTACCCAAGAACTTCCACTCCATGCAGAACTTGTGTCCCCCGCAGACTAATGGTACTCCCGAGGGACGACAGGGTCCTGGTGGTCTCAAGGGTGGACTGGACAAGTCTCGGACCATGACCCcagcgggtgggggtgggggcggcctcTCCGACTCCGGCCGGAACTCACTCACAAGCCTGCCCACCTACAGCTCCAGCTACAGCCAGCACCTGGCGCCCCTCAGTGCCTCCACCAGCCACATCAACCGCATTGGCACTGCCACCTATGGCAGCGGCAGCAGCGGCAGCGGCGGGGGTGGCTCGGGCTACCAGGACCTAGGAACCTCTGACAGTGGGCGGGCCTCCAGCAAGAGTGGGTCATCCTCCTCCATGGGGCGGCCAGGCCACCTGGGCTCGGGGGAGGGCGGAGGTGGAGGCCTGCCGTTCGCGGCGTGCTCACCACCCTCGCCCAGTGCTCTGATCCAGGAGCTCGAGGAGCGGCTGTGGGAAAAGGAACAGGAGGTGGCAGCCCTGAGGCGGAGCCTGGAGCAGAGCGAGGCGGCGGTGGCTCAGGTGCTGGAGGAACGGCAGAAGGCATGGGAGCGCGAGCTGGCTGAGCTGCGGCAGGGTTGCAGTGGGAAGTTGCAGCAGGTGGCCCGCCGCGCCCAGCGCGCCCAGCAGGGCCTCCAGCTGCAGGTGCTGCGGCTGCAGCAGGACAAGAAGCAGCTGCAGGAGGAGGCAGCCCGGCTGATGCGGCAGCGGGAAGAGCTTGAGGACAAG gtgTGCCAGAAGGCAGGGGAGATCTCCCTCCTGAAGCAGCAGCTGAAGGACTCGCAGGCGGACGTGTCCCAGAAGCTGAGTGAGATCGTGGGGCTGCGCTCGCAACTGCGGGAGGGCCGGGCCTCGCTGCGAGAGAAGGAGGAACAGCTGCTCAGCCTGAGGGACTCCTTCGGCAGCAAGCAGGCCAGCCTGGAGCTGAGTGAGGCGGAGCTGCCCGCGGCGTGCCTCAAGCCCGCCCTGACCCCGGTGGACCCTGCCGAGCCCCAGGATGCCCTGGCCACGTGCGAGAGCGACGAGGCCAAGATGCGCCGGCAGGCCGGGGTGGCCGCCGCCGCCTCGTTGGTTTCCTTGGACGGGGAGGTGGATGCTGGCGGGGAGAGCGGGACGCGGGCCCTGCGGCGGGAGGTGGGGCGGTTGCAGGCCGAGCTGGCGGCGGAGCGGCGAGCCCGGGAGCGCCAGGGCGCCAGCTTCGCGGAGGAGCGCCGCGTGTggctggaggagaaggagaaggtcaTCGAGTACCAGAAGCAACTGCAGCTGAGTTACGTGGAGATGTACCAGCGCAACCAGCAGCTGGAGCGGCGGTTGCGGGAGCGTGGGTCAGCCGGGGGGGCCAGCACACCCACCCCACAACACGGCGAGGAGAAGAAAGCCTGGACACCCTCCCGCCTCGAACGCATTGAGTCCACGGAAATCTGA
- the LOC132021773 gene encoding leucine zipper putative tumor suppressor 3 isoform X3, whose protein sequence is MAKLETLPVRADPGRDPLLAFAPRPSELGPPDPRLAMGSVGSGVAHAQEFAMKSVGTRTGGGGSQGSFPGPRSSGGGAGRERPGRYPSEDKALANSLYLNGELRGSDHTDVCGNVVGSSGGSSSSGSSDKAPPQYREPSHPPKLLATSGKLDQCSEPLVRPSAFKPVVPKNFHSMQNLCPPQTNGTPEGRQGPGGLKGGLDKSRTMTPAGGGGGGLSDSGRNSLTSLPTYSSSYSQHLAPLSASTSHINRIGTATYGSGSSGSGGGGSGYQDLGTSDSGRASSKSGSSSSMGRPGHLGSGEGGGGGLPFAACSPPSPSALIQELEERLWEKEQEVAALRRSLEQSEAAVAQVLEERQKAWERELAELRQGCSGKLQQVARRAQRAQQGLQLQVLRLQQDKKQLQEEAARLMRQREELEDKVAACQKEQADFLPRMEETKWEVCQKAGEISLLKQQLKDSQADVSQKLSEIVGLRSQLREGRASLREKEEQLLSLRDSFGSKQASLELSEAELPAACLKPALTPVDPAEPQDALATCESDEAKMRRQAGVAAAASLVSLDGEVDAGGESGTRALRREVGRLQAELAAERRARERQGASFAEERRVWLEEKEKVIEYQKQLQLSYVEMYQRNQQLERRLRERGSAGGASTPTPQHGEEKKAWTPSRLERIESTEI, encoded by the exons ATGGCGAAGCTGGAGACACTGCCTGTGCGCGCTGACCCAGGGCGGGATCCTCTCCTGGCCTTTGCCCCTCGGCCCTCTGAGCTCGGACCCCCAGACCCTCGGCTGGCCATGGGCAGTGTGGGCAGTGGGGTGGCTCATGCCCAGGAGTTCGCCATGAAGAGCGTGGGCACCCGcaccgggggtgggggcagccaggGCAGCTTCCCCGGCCCCCGCAGCAGCGGTGGCGGGGCTGGCAGGGAGAGGCCAGGCCGTTACCCCTCAGAAGACAAGGCTCTCGCCAACTCCCTCTACCTCAATGGCGAGCTGCGGGGCAGCGACCACACTGATGTCTGCGGCAACGTGGTAGGCAGCAGTGGTGGCAgtagcagcagcggcagcagtgACAAGGCCCCACCACAGTATCGTGAGCCCAGCCATCCACCTAAGCTCTTGGCCACCTCTGGCAAGCTAGACCAG TGCTCAGAGCCGCTAGTTAGGCCTTCGGCCTTCAAGCCTGTTGTACCCAAGAACTTCCACTCCATGCAGAACTTGTGTCCCCCGCAGACTAATGGTACTCCCGAGGGACGACAGGGTCCTGGTGGTCTCAAGGGTGGACTGGACAAGTCTCGGACCATGACCCcagcgggtgggggtgggggcggcctcTCCGACTCCGGCCGGAACTCACTCACAAGCCTGCCCACCTACAGCTCCAGCTACAGCCAGCACCTGGCGCCCCTCAGTGCCTCCACCAGCCACATCAACCGCATTGGCACTGCCACCTATGGCAGCGGCAGCAGCGGCAGCGGCGGGGGTGGCTCGGGCTACCAGGACCTAGGAACCTCTGACAGTGGGCGGGCCTCCAGCAAGAGTGGGTCATCCTCCTCCATGGGGCGGCCAGGCCACCTGGGCTCGGGGGAGGGCGGAGGTGGAGGCCTGCCGTTCGCGGCGTGCTCACCACCCTCGCCCAGTGCTCTGATCCAGGAGCTCGAGGAGCGGCTGTGGGAAAAGGAACAGGAGGTGGCAGCCCTGAGGCGGAGCCTGGAGCAGAGCGAGGCGGCGGTGGCTCAGGTGCTGGAGGAACGGCAGAAGGCATGGGAGCGCGAGCTGGCTGAGCTGCGGCAGGGTTGCAGTGGGAAGTTGCAGCAGGTGGCCCGCCGCGCCCAGCGCGCCCAGCAGGGCCTCCAGCTGCAGGTGCTGCGGCTGCAGCAGGACAAGAAGCAGCTGCAGGAGGAGGCAGCCCGGCTGATGCGGCAGCGGGAAGAGCTTGAGGACAAGGTGGCCGCCTGCCAGAAGGAGCAGGCTGACTTCCTGCCCCGGATGGAGGAAACTAAGTGGGAG gtgTGCCAGAAGGCAGGGGAGATCTCCCTCCTGAAGCAGCAGCTGAAGGACTCGCAGGCGGACGTGTCCCAGAAGCTGAGTGAGATCGTGGGGCTGCGCTCGCAACTGCGGGAGGGCCGGGCCTCGCTGCGAGAGAAGGAGGAACAGCTGCTCAGCCTGAGGGACTCCTTCGGCAGCAAGCAGGCCAGCCTGGAGCTGAGTGAGGCGGAGCTGCCCGCGGCGTGCCTCAAGCCCGCCCTGACCCCGGTGGACCCTGCCGAGCCCCAGGATGCCCTGGCCACGTGCGAGAGCGACGAGGCCAAGATGCGCCGGCAGGCCGGGGTGGCCGCCGCCGCCTCGTTGGTTTCCTTGGACGGGGAGGTGGATGCTGGCGGGGAGAGCGGGACGCGGGCCCTGCGGCGGGAGGTGGGGCGGTTGCAGGCCGAGCTGGCGGCGGAGCGGCGAGCCCGGGAGCGCCAGGGCGCCAGCTTCGCGGAGGAGCGCCGCGTGTggctggaggagaaggagaaggtcaTCGAGTACCAGAAGCAACTGCAGCTGAGTTACGTGGAGATGTACCAGCGCAACCAGCAGCTGGAGCGGCGGTTGCGGGAGCGTGGGTCAGCCGGGGGGGCCAGCACACCCACCCCACAACACGGCGAGGAGAAGAAAGCCTGGACACCCTCCCGCCTCGAACGCATTGAGTCCACGGAAATCTGA
- the LOC132021774 gene encoding FAST kinase domain-containing protein 5, mitochondrial-like codes for MALAICRRFPGSFCGTPPRPALIQHHVKKLPGQTCEDCVLTARTICTDPRTAATLKLLKPLGYRAFCSPFACSAAQSVTYWNVGSSARQRGQEAPEHSGLCEPAKKAGNIPSASSSRRLLTTSSALPGSESSGVSASQASTLKPGSPGSTGIVEDNVEVFDSFEDPRGFLQLRPEYQLHSYNRSETCQPLSVSEGELILHKITVYQDNLQPQVIADYLCKLSSLPAEQQPAVLSSPSFGLLCQLSVKNIQLFDVPDLIKILKAFVSLGIPCSHSVLDVYEIRFCRKVWEMSLDQLLLVADLWRHLGRKVPRFLKIFFSYLNLHWKDLSLSQLIHLIYIIGESRQVPQDLMQKLESLILKYIDSINLEEIGTICLGFFKSSSGLSEYVMRKLGDLACADMQHLSNYALVNILKMFRFTHVDHVNFMKQFGQIAPQRIPFLGVQGVMHLTLACSALRILDEGLMNAVAASLPPRVAFCRSKDIAKILWSFGTLNYKPPNTEEFYSSLISEIHRKMPEFSRYPEHLLTCLLGLAFSEYFPLELINFALSPEFIRLAQERTKFELTKELYTLDGTVGVECLDYRGNRLTAHLQQEGSEMLWNLARRDMCSKPEFQEALFLLENLLGGPQYIKHHMILPHTRSSDLEVQLDVNMKPLPFNEEAVPLEDKAKLRLKHVGVSLTDDLMTQLLKGKSRVHFQRETESKTEQQAGILAKAAIHLGSSPGGVAGRLGVREMAGPHPPACLQAPQVKLAIQLTNKNQYCYGSRDLLGLHNMKRRQLKRLGYRVVELFHWEWLPLLKRTRLEKLMFLHEKVFSSAL; via the coding sequence ATGGCTCTTGCGATATGCCGAAGATTTCCAGGCAGTTTCTGTGGAACGCCTCCGCGTCCAGCTCTAATCCAGCACCATGTAAAGAAATTGCCTGGACAAACCTGTGAGGACTGTGTTCTGACTGCCAGAACGATCTGTACTGACCCCAGAACGGCAGCCACCCTCAAGTTATTAAAACCTTTAGGATATCGAGCGTTTTGCAGTCCTTTTGCCTGCAGTGCCGCCCAGAGTGTGACATACTGGAATGTGGGAAGCAGCGCCcggcagaggggacaggaggcTCCAGAACACAGCGGCCTCTGCGAGCCTGCCAAAAAAGCTGGGAACATTCCTAGCGCTTCCTCTTCTCGGAGGCTCCTGACAACCAGCAGTGCCCTTCCAGGTTCGGAATCCAGTGGGGTCTCTGCCTCACAGGCCAGCACGTTGAAGCCGGGCTCCCCTGGGTCCACAGGCATTGTTGAAGACAATGTAGAAGTGTTTGATTCCTTTGAAGACCCCCGAGGTTTCCTACAGCTAAGACCAGAGTACCAGCTCCACAGCTACAACAGATCGGAGACTTGTCAGCCCCTTTCCGTTTCAGAAGGTGAATTAATTTTGCACAAAATCACAGTTTATCAAGATAATCTCCAGCCTCAAGTCATTGCTGATTATCTGTGTAAGCTGAGCTCTTTGCCTGCAGAGCAGCAACCTGCTGTCCTGTCCAGTCCCAGCTTTGGTTTGCTCTGCCAGCTGAGTGTGAAAAACATACAGCTCTTTGATGTCCCAGATCTGATCAAGATTTTGAAAGCCTTTGTCAGTTTAGGAATCCCTTGCTCCCATTCAGTGCTGGATGTGTATGAAATCAGATTTTGCAGGAAGGTGTGGGAGATGAGTCTAGATCAGCTTCTCTTGGTGGCGGACCTCTGGCGGCACTTGGGCCGCAAAGTACCTCggtttttgaaaatcttttttagtTACCTTAATTTGCATTGGAAAGATCTATCCTTGTCCCAGCTGATTCACCTAATTTATATTATAGGTGAAAGTCGCCAGGTACCCCAAGACCTCATGCAAAAACTAGAATCGTTGATTCTCAAGTATATAGACTCGATCAATTTAGAGGAGATTGGTACAATCTGTTTGGGGTTCTTCAAATCAAGCAGTGGTCTCTCTGAATATGTCATGAGGAAACTTGGAGACTTGGCTTGTGCTGACATGCAGCATCTGAGTAATTATGCCCTAgtgaatattcttaaaatgttccGTTTCACTCATGTGGATCACGTAAATTTCATGAAGCAATTTGGCCAGATCGCTCCTCAGCGAATTCCTTTTCTAGGAGTTCAGGGTGTCATGCACCTGACTCTTGCTTGCTCAGCCTTACGCATCCTGGATGAAGGGCTAATGAATGCTGTGGCTGCTTCTTTGCCTCCTCGGGTGGCATTCTGTCGAAGTAAAGACATAGCCAAGATTCTGTGGTCATTTGGAACTTTGAATTATAAGCCACCCAATACAGAAGAGTTTTATTCTAGTCTGATAAGCGAGATTCACAGAAAGATGCCTGAGTTCAGTCGATACCCAGAACACCTGCTCACCTGCCTGCTGGGCCTGGCCTTTTCTGAGTACTTTCCGTTAGAGCTCATCAACTTTGCTTTGAGTCCAGAGTTCATCAGGTTAGCTCAGGAGAGAACTAAGTTCGAACTCACAAAGGAGTTGTATACTCTTGATGGTACAGTCGGTGTTGAGTGTCTAGATTACAGAGGCAATCGTCTTACTGCTCACCTTCAGCAAGAGGGGTCGGAAATGCTGTGGAATTTAGCGAGGAGGGATATGTGCTCAAAGCCTGAATTCCAAGAGGCTCTCTTTTTACTGGAAAACCTGTTGGGCGGGCCCCAGTACatcaaacaccatatgattttgcCTCATACCCGGTCTTCTGACTTAGAGGTCCAGCTTGACGTTAACATGAAGCCATTACCATTTAACGAAGAAGCGGTACCACTTGAAGATAAAGCCAAATTGAGGCTGAAGCATGTGGGAGTCAGCCTTACAGATGATTTGATGACTCAGCTACTAAAAGGGAAATCAAGAGTACATTTCCAGAGAGAAACTGAGTCAAAGactgagcagcaggcagggatATTAGCGAAGGCAGCCATACATTTGGGGAGCTCCCCTGGCGGTGTGGCAGGCAGGTTGGGGGTCAGGGAGATGGCGGGCCCTCATCCCCCAGCCTGCCTGCAGGCCCCACAAGTGAAGCTGGCTATTCAGTTGACAAACAAGAACCAGTACTGCTATGGTTCCAGGGATCTGCTCGGGCTGCACAATATGAAGAGGCGGCAGTTGAAGCGGCTCGGGTACCGCGTGGTCGAGTTATTCCACTGGGAGTGGCTCCCGCTCCTGAAACGAACTCGCTTAGAAAAGCTGATGTTCCTCCACGAGAAGGTGTTCTCCTCTGCTCTCTGA